One Eubacteriales bacterium mix99 genomic window carries:
- a CDS encoding low molecular weight protein arginine phosphatase, which produces MNILFVCTGNTCRSAMAEEMFRTMLNRKGMTGFYIRSAGIAALPGEKASPPAVAVLKEAGMDLSGHRSGPLNEKLLGEADVILAMTEGNKAAVLSRYPSVRERIHTLKEYAGTPGRDIPDPYGQSADVYRRTGEEIRHALEKIIEKWGRTSSDPKKP; this is translated from the coding sequence TTGAACATTCTTTTTGTCTGTACCGGCAATACCTGCCGAAGTGCCATGGCGGAGGAAATGTTTCGGACCATGCTGAACAGGAAGGGTATGACAGGATTTTATATCCGTTCCGCAGGGATTGCCGCTTTGCCGGGAGAGAAAGCAAGTCCTCCGGCGGTGGCGGTCCTGAAGGAAGCGGGGATGGACCTGAGCGGTCACCGGTCCGGCCCCCTGAATGAAAAGCTGCTGGGGGAAGCGGATGTCATTCTTGCCATGACGGAAGGGAACAAAGCCGCAGTGCTGTCCCGGTATCCTTCTGTTCGGGAAAGGATCCATACCCTGAAGGAATATGCCGGGACTCCCGGAAGGGACATTCCGGATCCCTATGGGCAGTCAGCGGATGTTTACCGCCGTACCGGGGAGGAAATCCGCCATGCTCTGGAGAAAATCATTGAGAAATGGGGCCGAACCTCTTCGGATCCGAAAAAGCCCTAA